The Siansivirga zeaxanthinifaciens CC-SAMT-1 region GCATGTAATAATTGGGTTGAACCAATTAACATACAACATACAATTATAAACACACTCTTTTTAAACATAATTCTTAATCTTTTGTAATTATACTGCCCCACCAATTGTCATTGGGTTGCCAATTTTTATCCAACATTTCAACTCGAAGTTTTCCTTGACCTTTAAGAACTTGTTCCTGTTTATTTGCAATTGCTTGCTGTTCTTTAATACTATCATAGGTGGGATCTTTTTGAGGGTATTTAGCATCGACCTTACGCAACCAATTTAATAACTTGGCTGCCATTTTCTCAGTTCTTTTAAAGTGTAATTGGGCCAAGTTGTGATCTTCGTGCAGATCGTTTACCAAATTATACAATTCATTATGATTGTCCTCCCAATAATGAATAAGTTTCCAATTGCCTTCACGAATTATTGATACTGGGCGGCCTCCCTGGTTACCATAATGAGGATAATGCCAAAACAATGGACGCTTTTTAAACTTCTTACCTTTCAATACCGGTACGATACTTTTTCCATCTACATTAGCCTTTTTGGGCAATGGAATTCCTGCGAGCTCCAGTAAGGTTGGGTAAAAATCACTCCCAGCAACAGGAATGCTGCTTTTCTTGCCATTGCAATTCATCCATGGTATATCGATAATGTAAGGAATTCGAATACCGCCTTCCCATTGATGTCCCTTCCCTCCTTTTAACGGTAGGCAACTGGTAGAATAGTTATCGCCCGAAACCACACCTCCATTATCTGAAGTAAAAACGACAATCGTATTTTTATCCAGACCAGTTTCTTTTAATGTATTTAATACGTAGCCTACAGCATCATCCATGGTTTCTATCAAGCCCGCATAAACCGGATTATCCTGACGCAATCGGTAAGGTAACATATCTCCTTTAGCAAACCCATCCTTTTCAATCCCCATCTTCTCAGCTTTATCCCGATATTTCATCCATTTTTCTTTGGTAGTTTGAATCGGGGCGTGAACTGCATAAAACGAGAGATAAGCAAAAAAAGGTTTGTTCTTTGAGGTCTTAATAAAATCGGCTGTTTCTTGGGCCAAACGCATGGTTAGATTTTCTCCTTTTTTATGATTTTCGAGTTTAGGATTATTGAAAGGAGCAAAAAAGCCACCAGGTGGCGAACCTTTACTAAAACCACCTTTGTTTATATCAAAACCATGATCTTCAGGGTAATTACCTTCATCGCCCAAATGCCATTTTCCTGCAAAAAAGGTGGTGTAACCAGCAGCCTTAAAAGCTTCGGGCATTGTAATATCTTCGGCGGCCAAATGCTGGTTATATTCGGCAGGTAACAATTTTGTGTACCTGCCTTTCTCGCGCCACTGTTCTCCGCTTGGTGCCCCAATATATTCTGTAACACCATGATTTGCTGTAAACTGACCTGTAAGAATTGTGGCCCTGGAAGGACTACAAACTTGACAACCAGCATAACCGTTAGTAAAAACCATTCCGCTCTCGGCTATCCTATCAACATTTGGCGTTTCGTAATATGTACTGCCCATGCAACTTAAATCACTATACCCCAGATCATCTACAAGAATGAACAAGATATTTGGTTTTATTGGTCGTTCCTGACTTTTGCTCCCCAGAGCAACAAAAAAGGCTAATAAAAATGCTATACAATTAATTTTTTGTTTCATATCTAATTATTTTATTTCTATAATCTTTTATAAATTTCAATGGCATTTAACACAGGTTCCCCAACTATTTTTTTGAAATTAACAATCAAAGGATCTCCTAATTTCACCGATAATTCCGTTTTAATTTTTACGGCACGGTATTCACCATATTGCCCTAATAAATCGATTTTATCTATAATTTTTTTATCATTAACGGTTACGGAAAAAGTACGATTTGTAATTTTTGATTCTTGCTTGGTTTCCTCAGTCAAGTCGTAAGGTAAATGTTTTGCTTTAGTGCCTTCTAATTCGGCAAAATGCAATGTTATTTCATATACACCCGCTGAAACATCAAACCGATATTGGTCTATACCTACTAATTGGGTTTGATAAATAGGATCGTTAAAGGTTCCTTTAATGGTTTGTTTTGCACCATAAGGTTGTTGCATATTTTTATCTGGTCGCACATAGGGTTTCCCACCAATATGTCCCCAACTTCCTGGAGTATATGCTCTGTCGAACATCCATGCGTGGTCTATTTTATCATCGTAAAAGAAACGCCTATCGCCTACATTGATTGAGATACCACTAGCAGGGAAATTTTTTAATGATATTGGTAGCACATTTATACGGATTTCGGAAAAATCCTCTAAATAGGTACCATTTGTAGTTTTAGCAACCAGTTTATTGAGACCATTTACAAAAGGTACTTCAAAAATAGCAATTTTATCTATAACAGGCTTAACACCCAGGCTTTTGCCATTTAAAAGTAATTCAATTTCTTGTTGGTTGGAAAAAACTTGAACTGGCATTGTTGAAATCCCCAATCCTTCTTGGTCTTCAATATAAGTACGCTGTCCCCAGGTTTTAGTAGCAATAGCAACAAAAGGCTCCTTTAATAATGATGCCTGATAATAGAAAAATACATCTTTAGGTTTTCTATCTAATCCTACCAAGCCTTTATTATTAATACTTTGAACAGCATCAATACGGCCTTCAGAATTAAAATCGGCATAATTCCAAACATTCACACCCGCTATAAAATCATTTTTGGCAAAATATTCTAAATAATATTTATGATATTCTACAGCATATTCGTGTGTAAAATCAAAACGCATCGGGTACAGCGTATGTAATCTTGGATCTACTCCAGCACCATATTCCGTAATAATCATTGGTTTTTTGATGGCTGCGTGAATTTCTTCAATTTTTTCTGGAAGTAACTCGTACGAACCACCATACCATCCGTTGTAAATATTCCAGCCCACAATCATAGGAATATCAGTTAATCCTGCTTTACTATAACGTTCTAAGCTATTATGGTTAGGAATCATGGTGTATCGATACGGATCTTCAGCGCGTGTTAAATCTTCAATTTTTTGTGCTAAATCTTTAATATACTTTGTATAAATTTCATAACGCTCTTTGTTATCTGTAAATTTTGGATGTAAAATCACCTCATTCATATAAGCCCAAATTATTAAGCTTGGATGATTGTAATTTTGACGAATCATTTCCAATTGGGCACTTAAACAGTTTTGGGCAAATGCTTCGCTTTCGGTTACTGTGTCAATAATGGGTGTTTCAACTGTAGTAATTATTCCCAAGCGATCGCACATTTCAAGAATGATGGGGTCTTGTGGGTAGTGGGCAATTCTTAAAAAATTACTACCCATGGCTTTCATTCTTAAAATATCTTCAACATGAACGTGGTCTGGTACCGCATTACTGATATCTTTATAATCTTGATGGCGGTTAGTACCGATTAACTTTAAGTATTTCCCATTTAAAAAGAAACCTTTATCGACATCAAATGTAAACCAACGAAATCCGAGAGGATTCGCCGATTCATCTAATTTTTGATTTGTTTTTGCATCGTAAAGTTCGCAAACTACCTTATATAAATTAGGTGTTTCTGGCGACCACAATTGCGGATTTAAAACGGGGTTTAATTCTAAATTAAATTCATTAGAAATTCCAGCTACTAATTTTAATGACGTTGTTTTTTCTTGAACAAGTTCCTCATTCGGGCTGTAAACTTTTGTTACTAATTTTACTTTTTTAGTTGAAGTATCATCATTTTTGATGTTTACTTTTAAGTTTATATCGCCGCTTTCAGCCGATACATTTGGCGTCGTAATAAAAACACCATTAGACGCATCATCTACAATATCGAAGTGAACTTTTTCTGTTACTATTAAATTAACATCACGATATATTCCTCCAAAAAAGGTAAAATCGGCACGTAATGCAGGCCAGTCTTCGTTTTCTGAATTATCTGCTTTAACTGTTACATTAAACGTTGTAAATTCTGTTGCTTTGTCAAATTTTATAAAATCTGAAACAGGTACTACAAAACGGGTAAAACCACCAATATGTGTTCTAGCCAATGTATTGTTTATGTATACTTCAGCTGCGGTTGCTACGCCTTCAAAGAAAAGAAAAACTTCCTTTTCACTAAATGACGTTGGTATTCTTACTTCTTTAGTATACCATCCTGCCCCACGATAAAAGCCTTCTTCTTCATCTACCACATCTTCTATATTCCAAGTATGAGGAATATCGACTAATTTTGCTTTGTCTCTTTGTAAATTAAACTGATTGATTTCTTGAATAGCATTGCCTTTAATGAAATGCCAAGATTCGTTAATTGTATATTTTAATTGGGCATTTACAGTTGTATAGCCTGAAACTAGGATAATAACCAAAATTATTAGTGATTTCTTCATCATTTTTTCGAATTACTCTTTCAATTAAAAAATTTTATTAAACCTATTATTTTTTTGGTGATTGCAATACGCCCTCGCCTTTTTCCCAACTCCAATAATCTACTGCATGACGACTATTATTAATATCATATCCCCACTTATTCAAATAATAATCTCTAGACTTAAATTCATCACCTATTTTATTTAATGCCCTGTTTAGCTTCCCTTCCAAGTCTTTCCTTACATCTTCAAACTGGGCATTATCAAACAAATTATTCATTTGATAGGGATCTTTAATATCATCAAAAAATAAATTAGATCCTTCTTTAGTTTTTATATAGGTGTACTGTTTTGTTCTAATAGCCCTGAAAGGAGCATCTTTATAATTACCGGTAAAAGGTGCAACATTCATAACCAATGCCGCACGATCTGCGTTTGTATCTGGATTCTTAATCAATTTAGAAAGATTTTCACCTTCAATGGTTTTAGGAATTTCGATATTTGATAATCCCAATAAGGACGGCAGAATATCTGGCGTATTAATTGGGGCCATAACAGTAGTACCTTTATGCTTTCCAATTTCGGGATAGCTAATTAAGAAAGGTACCCTAACAGATTCGTCCCAAGCCATTTGCTTTACAAACGGTCTTACACCATGCGACCCCATCATTTCGCCATGGTCGGCAGAAAATACGATGATTGTATTATCCCATATGCCAAGTTCCTTAATTTTATTCAGCACATTTCCTATAGCTTCATCTGTAGCCGTACAATGACCATAATACCCTTGAAGCTCTTCGCGAGTTCTAACTTCCAGTTCTTTAGGTACATTGGGCCTTAACTTCAACGTTTCTTGCGGATACATATCTTTATATTTCTTGGGAGCACTATCGTGAGGATAATGTGGTGTAGCTAACGATATAAGCATTAAAAAAGGATTCTGGTCTTTTGCATGGCTGCTGATATATTCATTGGCATCTTTTACAATTGCAAACGGCGAATAGCCTTCCCAATATTTTTTTTCAGGGTCGTTATTAGCATAATAATGTTCTTTACTATAATTATGGTCGCACTCGGCTCCTTTCCAATAATCAAACCCTTGACGTCTTTCGGGCATTACATTGTTTTGCCTGCCATGACCATCCAGATGCCATTTGCCCCAATAGGCGGTACTATAACCCTCTGCCTTAAAAATTTCGGCCATACATAACTCTTCACTCGGTAAATAAATATCATTCACGAACATACCGGTAGTAGTTGGAAAACGTCCTGTTAACAATGCGGCTCTGTGAGGTGTACATACAGGAGTAACCGACACCGCGTTTGTAAAATTAACGGCTTCTTTGGAAAATGCATCCAAATTAGGTGTACTTACGTTAGGATCACCTGCATAACCTAAAGCGGAACCGCGCCATTGGTCTGTTAAAATAAAAACAATATTTGGCTTTTTGTATCCAACCGCATTGCTTACTTCTAATTGTTTTTTTGGTGTTTTACAACAAGTCAATAGTATGAATACCAATATTAATTGGCTTGTAACAAGTTTAATCTTCATTAATCGTCTTTAAAGTTTAT contains the following coding sequences:
- a CDS encoding sulfatase; translation: MKQKINCIAFLLAFFVALGSKSQERPIKPNILFILVDDLGYSDLSCMGSTYYETPNVDRIAESGMVFTNGYAGCQVCSPSRATILTGQFTANHGVTEYIGAPSGEQWREKGRYTKLLPAEYNQHLAAEDITMPEAFKAAGYTTFFAGKWHLGDEGNYPEDHGFDINKGGFSKGSPPGGFFAPFNNPKLENHKKGENLTMRLAQETADFIKTSKNKPFFAYLSFYAVHAPIQTTKEKWMKYRDKAEKMGIEKDGFAKGDMLPYRLRQDNPVYAGLIETMDDAVGYVLNTLKETGLDKNTIVVFTSDNGGVVSGDNYSTSCLPLKGGKGHQWEGGIRIPYIIDIPWMNCNGKKSSIPVAGSDFYPTLLELAGIPLPKKANVDGKSIVPVLKGKKFKKRPLFWHYPHYGNQGGRPVSIIREGNWKLIHYWEDNHNELYNLVNDLHEDHNLAQLHFKRTEKMAAKLLNWLRKVDAKYPQKDPTYDSIKEQQAIANKQEQVLKGQGKLRVEMLDKNWQPNDNWWGSIITKD
- a CDS encoding glycoside hydrolase family 2 TIM barrel-domain containing protein, translated to MMKKSLIILVIILVSGYTTVNAQLKYTINESWHFIKGNAIQEINQFNLQRDKAKLVDIPHTWNIEDVVDEEEGFYRGAGWYTKEVRIPTSFSEKEVFLFFEGVATAAEVYINNTLARTHIGGFTRFVVPVSDFIKFDKATEFTTFNVTVKADNSENEDWPALRADFTFFGGIYRDVNLIVTEKVHFDIVDDASNGVFITTPNVSAESGDINLKVNIKNDDTSTKKVKLVTKVYSPNEELVQEKTTSLKLVAGISNEFNLELNPVLNPQLWSPETPNLYKVVCELYDAKTNQKLDESANPLGFRWFTFDVDKGFFLNGKYLKLIGTNRHQDYKDISNAVPDHVHVEDILRMKAMGSNFLRIAHYPQDPIILEMCDRLGIITTVETPIIDTVTESEAFAQNCLSAQLEMIRQNYNHPSLIIWAYMNEVILHPKFTDNKERYEIYTKYIKDLAQKIEDLTRAEDPYRYTMIPNHNSLERYSKAGLTDIPMIVGWNIYNGWYGGSYELLPEKIEEIHAAIKKPMIITEYGAGVDPRLHTLYPMRFDFTHEYAVEYHKYYLEYFAKNDFIAGVNVWNYADFNSEGRIDAVQSINNKGLVGLDRKPKDVFFYYQASLLKEPFVAIATKTWGQRTYIEDQEGLGISTMPVQVFSNQQEIELLLNGKSLGVKPVIDKIAIFEVPFVNGLNKLVAKTTNGTYLEDFSEIRINVLPISLKNFPASGISINVGDRRFFYDDKIDHAWMFDRAYTPGSWGHIGGKPYVRPDKNMQQPYGAKQTIKGTFNDPIYQTQLVGIDQYRFDVSAGVYEITLHFAELEGTKAKHLPYDLTEETKQESKITNRTFSVTVNDKKIIDKIDLLGQYGEYRAVKIKTELSVKLGDPLIVNFKKIVGEPVLNAIEIYKRL
- a CDS encoding sulfatase family protein; its protein translation is MKIKLVTSQLILVFILLTCCKTPKKQLEVSNAVGYKKPNIVFILTDQWRGSALGYAGDPNVSTPNLDAFSKEAVNFTNAVSVTPVCTPHRAALLTGRFPTTTGMFVNDIYLPSEELCMAEIFKAEGYSTAYWGKWHLDGHGRQNNVMPERRQGFDYWKGAECDHNYSKEHYYANNDPEKKYWEGYSPFAIVKDANEYISSHAKDQNPFLMLISLATPHYPHDSAPKKYKDMYPQETLKLRPNVPKELEVRTREELQGYYGHCTATDEAIGNVLNKIKELGIWDNTIIVFSADHGEMMGSHGVRPFVKQMAWDESVRVPFLISYPEIGKHKGTTVMAPINTPDILPSLLGLSNIEIPKTIEGENLSKLIKNPDTNADRAALVMNVAPFTGNYKDAPFRAIRTKQYTYIKTKEGSNLFFDDIKDPYQMNNLFDNAQFEDVRKDLEGKLNRALNKIGDEFKSRDYYLNKWGYDINNSRHAVDYWSWEKGEGVLQSPKK